From one Agrobacterium fabrum str. C58 genomic stretch:
- a CDS encoding methyl-accepting chemotaxis protein, translated as MSFLKNTKIKTKVVFVISLMSLMSLSGISYVSLQYKKTDAVYSDFIGHEALAAVLNARTSGNLNALGMQILRASLNDPASSDFEAAVKTFRADRKQLEERQNKIMELVPARTDAARDILKGVVEVEEIGNQVITLMQAGKQAEAQQMALNVLRKITEVSPKISAGNEQLIQVMNDGRERLTASTNTTIWTGLITLALVSIALIALGLLVSSRGITTPIARLRARMESLAAGDTASEIDGMDRRDEVGQMAATVQAFRENAIARVRLENETEANRSMSEKDRIEREKQKAQEAADVQFAVNNLATALSRIAEGDVTYRIAQPFVPNLDGIRGDFNRAAEQLQSTLTQVAQNARGIDAGANEIRSAADDLARRTEQQAAAVEETAAALEEITTTVKDSTKRAQEAGHLVGRAKIGAEKSGEVVQKAVSAMEQIATSANEISNIIGVIDEIAFQTNLLALNAGVEAARAGDAGKGFAVVAQEVRELAQRSANAAKEIKNLITTSNGQVQQGVQLVGETGRALELIVTEVQEINRHVAAISESAQEQSSGLQQINTAVNQMDQDTQKNAAMVEESTAASHGLAREASSLNRLIAQFKLSEAGYAETAAPMRTASAADRPAVSPARALGGRIRAAFSGNAALNTAADNWEEF; from the coding sequence ATGTCTTTCCTGAAGAATACCAAGATAAAAACGAAGGTCGTTTTTGTCATCTCGTTGATGAGCCTGATGTCGCTTTCCGGAATAAGCTACGTCAGCCTGCAATATAAAAAAACCGACGCCGTCTATAGCGATTTCATCGGCCATGAGGCCCTTGCTGCGGTGCTGAACGCCAGAACCAGCGGCAATCTCAACGCGCTCGGCATGCAGATACTGCGCGCCAGCCTCAACGACCCGGCGAGCAGCGATTTCGAAGCCGCGGTCAAAACCTTCAGGGCGGATCGCAAGCAGCTCGAAGAGCGCCAGAACAAGATCATGGAGCTGGTGCCGGCGCGCACGGATGCCGCGCGCGACATCCTCAAGGGTGTTGTCGAGGTCGAGGAGATCGGCAACCAGGTCATCACCCTCATGCAGGCGGGCAAGCAGGCCGAAGCGCAGCAAATGGCGCTCAACGTGCTCAGGAAGATAACCGAGGTCTCGCCGAAAATCAGTGCGGGCAACGAGCAGCTCATCCAGGTCATGAATGACGGCAGGGAGCGGCTGACGGCGAGCACCAATACGACGATCTGGACGGGTCTCATCACCCTCGCACTGGTGTCCATCGCCCTGATTGCGCTTGGTCTGCTGGTCTCGTCGCGCGGCATTACCACGCCTATTGCGCGGCTTCGCGCCCGGATGGAATCGCTCGCCGCCGGTGATACGGCAAGCGAGATCGACGGCATGGACCGCAGGGATGAAGTCGGACAGATGGCCGCCACCGTCCAGGCCTTCCGCGAAAACGCCATCGCGCGCGTGCGGCTCGAGAATGAAACCGAAGCCAACCGGTCCATGTCCGAGAAAGATCGGATCGAACGCGAAAAACAGAAGGCGCAGGAGGCCGCCGACGTTCAGTTCGCAGTCAACAATCTCGCCACGGCGCTGTCCAGGATTGCTGAAGGTGACGTGACCTACCGTATTGCCCAGCCTTTCGTGCCAAATCTTGATGGTATTCGCGGTGATTTCAACCGGGCTGCGGAACAGCTGCAATCGACGCTGACCCAGGTGGCGCAGAATGCACGCGGCATCGATGCCGGCGCCAACGAGATCAGGTCGGCCGCAGACGATCTGGCCAGACGCACGGAGCAGCAGGCTGCGGCGGTTGAAGAAACGGCAGCGGCTCTGGAGGAAATCACCACGACGGTGAAGGATTCCACCAAGCGGGCGCAGGAAGCCGGCCACCTCGTTGGCCGCGCGAAAATCGGTGCGGAAAAATCCGGAGAAGTGGTTCAGAAGGCCGTCTCCGCCATGGAGCAGATCGCGACCTCCGCCAATGAGATTTCCAACATTATCGGCGTGATCGACGAGATCGCCTTCCAGACCAACCTTCTGGCGCTGAATGCCGGCGTAGAAGCGGCCCGTGCGGGCGATGCGGGCAAGGGCTTTGCCGTCGTCGCGCAGGAGGTTCGCGAACTGGCGCAGCGTTCCGCCAATGCGGCGAAGGAAATCAAGAACCTGATCACGACGTCGAACGGGCAGGTTCAGCAGGGCGTGCAACTGGTTGGCGAAACCGGCAGGGCGCTGGAACTGATCGTCACGGAAGTGCAGGAAATCAACCGGCACGTTGCCGCCATTTCGGAATCGGCTCAGGAGCAATCCTCCGGCCTGCAGCAGATCAATACGGCTGTGAACCAGATGGATCAGGACACCCAGAAGAACGCCGCCATGGTGGAAGAAAGCACGGCGGCAAGCCACGGCCTCGCCCGCGAGGCATCGTCGCTCAACCGGCTGATTGCGCAGTTCAAGCTCTCTGAAGCCGGTTATGCGGAGACCGCAGCACCCATGCGCACGGCATCGGCGGCCGACAGGCCTGCTGTTTCGCCCGCCCGCGCCCTCGGTGGAAGGATCAGGGCTGCGTTTTCCGGCAATGCGGCGTTGAATACCGCAGCGGACAACTGGGAGGAGTTCTGA